In Vigna radiata var. radiata cultivar VC1973A chromosome 3, Vradiata_ver6, whole genome shotgun sequence, the following proteins share a genomic window:
- the LOC106756871 gene encoding cytochrome P450 94A1-like: protein MIEILQNMQLIAPVFLFLSLILPLIFFFFYSSLFNKKEAAPTKQTVTIPKSYPLIGSYLALKRTGNRRIQWLSDIVQISPANTFTFQRPLGHIQVFTGNPSNVEHILKTRFSNYQKGYSVISTLSDFLGAGIFNADGNTWKFQRQVASHEFNTKSLRKFVEQVVDAELSHHLIPIMSSAAQQDQTLDFQDILQRFAFDNICKIAFGFDANYLTPSVERSKFAVAYEEASEIISKRLRELFPLVWKVKRALNIGSEKRLRMAAREVHEFAKNIVREKTRELKEKEFLESADMLSRFLSSGHSDEDFVTDIVISFILAGKDTTSAALTWFFWLLSKNPRVEKEIVNEILDKSEAPVYDEVKHMVYTHAALCESMRLYPPVPMDSKEAVEDDVLPDGTVVKKGTLVTYHVYAMGRLESIWGEDWAEFKPERWLEKLESGKWKFVPKDSFTYPVFQAGPRICLGKDMAFMQMQSMVAGILRRFAVVPTLAEGVEPNFISFLSSQMEGGFPVKIIQRETSN, encoded by the coding sequence ATGATCGAGATTCTTCAGAATATGCAGCTGATAGCTCctgtcttcctcttcctctcccTCATCCTTCccctcatcttcttcttcttctactccTCACTTTTCAACAAAAAAGAGGCTGCTCCAACCAAACAAACCGTTACTATCCCAAAATCATACCCACTCATTGGCTCCTACTTAGCCCTTAAACGCACCGGAAACCGCCGTATCCAGTGGCTATCTGATATAGTCCAAATCTCACCCGCCAACACCTTCACCTTCCAACGCCCACTGGGCCACATCCAGGTCTTCACTGGAAACCCTTCCAACGTCGAGCACATTCTCAAGACCCGCTTCTCCAACTATCAAAAGGGCTATTCCGTCATTAGCACCCTCTCCGACTTCCTCGGCGCGGGCATATTCAACGCCGATGGCAACACATGGAAGTTTCAAAGACAAGTCGCAAGCCACGAATTCAATACAAAGTCTCTCCGCAAGTTCGTGGAGCAAGTGGTGGATGCCGAACTCTCCCACCACCTCATCCCTATCATGTCTTCAGCGGCACAACAAGACCAGACCCTCGATTTCCAAGACATCCTCCAGCGCTTCGCCTTCGATAACATCTGCAAAATCGCTTTTGGATTCGACGCCAACTACCTGACGCCGTCTGTTGAACGGAGCAAGTTCGCGGTGGCGTACGAAGAAGCGTCAGAGATAATCAGCAAACGGTTACGCGAACTGTTTCCATTAGTGTGGAAAGTGAAGAGGGCGCTTAACATAGGTTCGGAAAAGCGGTTGCGAATGGCAGCGAGGGAAGTGCACGAGTTCGCTAAGAACATAGTGAGAGAGAAGACGAGAGAGCTGAAGGAGAAGGAATTCCTTGAATCGGCAGACATGCTTTCCCGTTTCTTGAGTTCGGGGCACTCTGATGAAGACTTTGTGACGGACATAGTCATAAGCTTCATATTGGCGGGGAAGGATACCACGTCAGCAGCGCTGACGTGGTTTTTCTGGCTTCTTTCGAAGAACCCTCGGGTGGAGAAGGAGATTGTGAATGAGATATTGGACAAATCGGAGGCTCCGGTATACGATGAGGTGAAGCATATGGTTTACACGCATGCAGCGTTGTGCGAGAGCATGCGGCTGTACCCGCCGGTGCCCATGGACTCCAAGGAAGCGGTGGAGGACGACGTTTTACCGGATGGGACGGTGGTGAAGAAGGGGACGCTGGTGACTTATCACGTGTACGCCATGGGGAGGTTGGAGAGTATTTGGGGTGAGGATTGGGCAGAGTTTAAGCCAGAGAGGTGGTTAGAGAAGCTTGAATCCGGAAAGTGGAAGTTTGTGCCGAAAGATTCTTTCACATATCCTGTGTTTCAAGCTGGTCCCAGAATATGTTTGGGCAAAGATATGGCTTTTATGCAGATGCAAAGTATGGTGGCTGGGATTCTTCGACGGTTCGCGGTTGTTCCCACGTTGGCTGAAGGGGTGGAGCCCAACTTCATTTCCTTCCTTTCCTCCCAGATGGAAGGTGGTTTTCCGGTCAAGATCATTCAGCGGGAAACCTCAAATTAA